One genomic region from Henningerozyma blattae CBS 6284 chromosome 2, complete genome encodes:
- the STU2 gene encoding Stu2p (similar to Saccharomyces cerevisiae STU2 (YLR045C); ancestral locus Anc_5.123), with translation MSEKAVNQDDFTSLPLDQKLLHKVWKARAEGYKELNTILANSISSKNPNDLSNLPENVTQYLNDSNLVKNWLLDSNVIAQESGLITFLSLIKLLIKINNTRGKTIGGSKILLDYQETWLPAIIEKSLPSTRSVTKLTALDSILSLCSLDRSIKSTVIILLPFLDKKLPKLLAATLNCLTNVIDSFGFLNINFNNEPDMLTNLLTPLIKLSGHADRNVRAQSMDLIVSIYNNTGQNILLLQDILLDHLKPIQQKDLKKLFDKNLNSTNQKKKLLFQYQILEQLKSQEVVQESTSQELDEDGDTIMTQDNMIPNSSDFLPVMTILNDLPENFYSNINSTDWKLRVGSLQEFYDFLINPKNKIKKLSIKKENYTHLFQELSLILKKDKNLQSITITSQIISFILEKLNPTSKENSRCKDLVMEIFQPLLNKTNEKKQSVIDSINHSIDLIVINFYNPISKENEDLFQIILSTLTSAKIPQLKLSMTSITNRILENNLINPIAKTFLTKYLQDDLLPIIIKICHESLPNIREEGFKCMANIMFIIGKFDMNEPLEKLDNLKEKKINQYYDKIIPKQSSKKLEAVPMRKPSNNNKDTTSISTSTISNSTSNSDSSVPSKRGPTSPLKKNKDYSPKSSRVTLTTQSLSTTTTANNNNNNNNNNLLSSNIIQPSTTIPNSTSNNVMENVQFKKIKNDFEILKRQNNDLNIELREKNSKIHNLNEENLQLRKQINNMTINLQDKENSILNLNSKYNNILKKLNSLESEFKRYKQSHPPTTTISALSSTTHSAYTSSRHSRNNSVTSEDLPPRVNSLRINSVDDYSTNNNNNNNNNNNNNSNNHANNYEQLSTTGSPHISSHMHIPSHLQPPSPLQQPSRYQTRNNHLDLNQPPSISSGISSASSSTIPNLHARSAPPPQSLGYNSPSRQSSAPFSPLAQRRSNTNPSIYMSSTDSRQDNNEIDTEDTASADINSTIINEETWMRAAEVTETLRKRIDGLRVKNKNISQTKINK, from the coding sequence ATGAGTGAAAAGGCTGTGAATCAAGATGATTTCACGTCTTTACCATTAGATCAAAAATTGTTACATAAAGTTTGGAAAGCTAGAGCAGAAGGGTATAAAGAGTTGAATACTATATTAGCCAATAGTATTTCGTCGAAGAATCCTAATGATTTGTCAAATTTACCCGAGAATGTTactcaatatttaaatgattccAATTTAGTGAAAAATTGGTTATTGGATTCCAATGTTATTGCTCAGGAAAGTGGGTTAATCACATTTCTATCGTTGATTAAATTACTcataaagataaataatacCAGAGGGAAAACCATTGGTGGATCGAAAATACTATTAGATTATCAAGAGACTTGGCTCCCTGctataatagaaaaatcaTTACCTTCTACCAGATCTGTTACCAAATTAACTGCTCTAGATTCTATCCTGTCGTTATGTTCATTAGACAGATCAATCAAATCTACTGTAATCATACTGCTACCTTTTTTAGATAAGAAATTACCAAAACTATTAGCGGCCACATTGAACTGTCTTACAAATGTAATAGATTCATTTGGGTTTCTCaatatcaatttcaataacGAACCAGATATGTTAACTAATCTATTAACtccattaattaaattatcagGTCATGCTGATAGAAACGTAAGAGCTCAATCGATGGATTTAATCGTTtcaatttataataatacaggccaaaatattcttcttttacAAGATATTCTATTAGATCATTTGAAACCTATCCAACAAAaggatttgaaaaaattatttgataaaaatttaaattccactaatcagaaaaaaaaattattatttcaatatcaaattttagAACAATTGAAATCACAAGAAGTAGTTCAAGAATCCACATCACAAGAATTAGACGAAGATGGCGATACAATAATGACTCAAGATAATATGATACCAAACTCATCTGATTTTTTACCTGTAATGACAATCTTAAATGATTTACctgaaaatttttattcaaatattaattctacTGATTGGAAATTAAGAGTGGGTTCATTACAAGAATtttatgattttttaattaatcccaaaaataaaattaaaaaattatcaattaaaaaagaaaattatactCATCTTTTCCAAGAATTATCTTTGATTCTTAAAAAggataaaaatttacaatcAATCACTATCACATCACAAATCATTTCATtcattttggaaaaattgaatCCAACATCAAAGGAAAATTCAAGATGTAAGGATTTGGTCATGGAAATCTTCCAACcgttattaaataaaacaaatgaGAAAAAGCAATCCGTTATAGATTCCATCAATCATTCCattgatttaattgttattaatttttataatccaatttccaaagaaaatgaagatcTTTTCCAAATAATCTTATCAACATTGACAAGTGCAAAGATACcacaattgaaattatcaatgACTTCTATCACCAATAGAatcttggaaaataatCTAATTAATCCAATTGCAAAGACTTTTTTAACCAAATACCTTCAAGATGATCTTCTCCCCATAATCATCAAGATCTGTCACGAGTCTCTACCAAATATTAGAGAAGAAGGGTTTAAATGTATGGCAAATATCatgtttattattggtaaatTCGATATGAATGAAcctttagaaaaattagataatttaaaagaaaaaaaaattaaccaatattatgataaaataataccaaAACAATCATcgaaaaaattagaagcAGTACCCATGCGAAAACCTtccaacaacaacaaagaTACTACTAGTATCAGTACTTCTACCATTAGTAACAGCACTAGTAATAGTGATAGCAGTGTACCATCTAAACGTGGCCCTACTTcacctttgaaaaaaaataaagattattCTCCTAAATCCTCAAGAGTTACTTTAACCACTCAATCAttatcaacaacaacaactgcaaataataataataataataataataataatttattatcatctaatattattcaacCTTCCACGACAATACCAAACtcaacttcaaataatgtCATGGAAAATGttcaatttaaaaaaattaaaaatgattttgaaatattaaagagacagaataatgatttaaacATTGAattaagagaaaaaaattccaaaattcataatttaaatgaagaaaatttgcaattaagaaaacaaattaataacATGACCATTAATTTAcaagataaagaaaattccATTTTAAACTTAAactcaaaatataataatatattaaagaaattaaattccCTTGAATCTGAATTTAAAAGGTATAAACAATCACATCCACCAACAACAACCATCTCTGCATTATCTTCAACAACCCATTCCGCATATACTTCTAGTAGACACTCAAGAAATAATAGTGTCACAAGCGAAGATTTGCCTCCAAGAGTCAATTCTTTAAGAATTAATAGTGTTGACGATTAttcaactaataataataataataataataataataataataataatagtaataatcaTGCAAATAATTATGAACAATTATCAACTACGGGCTCGCCACATATTTCATCACATATGCATATACCGTCCCATCTCCAACCACCATCTCCTTTACAACAACCTTCTAGATATCAAACAAGAAATAATCATTTAGATTTGAATCAGCCTCCATCTATATCATCAGGTATATCATCTGCATCTTCATCAACTATACCAAACTTGCATGCACGTAGTGCTCCACCACCACAATCCCTTGGATACAACAGTCCAAGCCGACAAAGTAGTGCTCCATTTTCACCTTTGGCACAAAGAAGAAGCAATACAAACCCTTCGATTTATATGTCCTCAACTGATAGTCGACAAGATAATAACGAAATAGATACAGAAGATACCGCATCAGCTGATATAAATAGTACTATTATCAACGAAGAAACATGGATGCGTGCAGCTGAAGTTACTGAGACTCTAAGAAAACGTATTGATGGGTTGCGggtaaaaaataaaaatattagccaaacaaagataaataaataa
- the TRX2 gene encoding thioredoxin TRX2 (similar to Saccharomyces cerevisiae TRX2 (YGR209C) and TRX1 (YLR043C); ancestral locus Anc_5.124) has protein sequence MVTDLKNNQDFQNAIATPGNKLIVVDFYATWCGPCKMVSPMVEKFSQEYTQADFYKIDVDLVPEAAQNNEVTAMPTFLFFKNGREISRIVGANPAGVKQAIAANI, from the coding sequence ATGGTCACTGATCTAAAAAACAACCAAGATTTCCAAAATGCCATTGCTACCCCTGGTAACAAATTGATCGTTGTCGATTTTTACGCCACCTGGTGTGGACCTTGTAAGATGGTCTCCCCTAtggttgaaaaattcaGTCAAGAATACACTCAAGCCGATTTCTACAAGATCGATGTTGATTTGGTTCCAGAAGCTGCTCAAAACAACGAAGTCACTGCCATGCCAACCTTCTTGTTCTTCAAGAACGGTAGAGAAATCTCCAGAATCGTTGGTGCCAACCCAGCCGGTGTGAAGCAAGCCATTGCTGCTAACATCTAA
- the SER2 gene encoding phosphoserine phosphatase (similar to Saccharomyces cerevisiae SER2 (YGR208W); ancestral locus Anc_5.125), with product MKYVATVIAKGDTLNQQVISQIQTDLTKHFEIKDVSIKSIDNKASDIFFSIEYSSVNVKDTFQKAHIFDQYNNQDINLIIQPDNEHRFKKLVVFDMDSTLIYQEVIELIASYAGVEPQVKAITDLAMNNEIDFKESLSKRVGLLKGLKIDTLYAVIKKQLKITNGVAELSQLLREKNVKLAVVSGGFIQFAEYVKNELKFDFALANELEMDGKTGELTGNLINKDSIVDGECKAKTIKQLCDEYKIDIQDSLMIGDGGNDLLGMKTAGFGIAWNAKPTVQIQAPSRLNSSSMYDVRYILGL from the coding sequence ATGAAATACGTTGCTACTGTAATTGCTAAAGGTGATACTTTAAACCAACAAGTAATTTCTCAGATCCAAACCGATCTAACAAaacattttgaaattaaagatgTTTCAATTAAAAGCATCGATAATAAAGCTAGtgatattttctttagcATCGAATATTCCTCTGTAAATGTCAAAGATACCTTCCAAAAAGCTCATATTTTCGATCAATACAACAATCAAGATATCAATTTGATCATTCAACCTGATAATGAACATCGTTTTAAAAAACTTGTTGTGTTTGATATGGACAGTacattaatttatcaagaGGTCATTGAATTGATTGCCTCCTATGCTGGCGTAGAACCTCAAGTGAAAGCCATTACTGATTTAGCCATGAATAACGAGATCGATTTCAAAGAATCACTTTCGAAACGCGTTGGCCTGCTAAAAGGGTTGAAGATCGACACCCTTTATGCAGTTATTAAGAAACAATTAAAGATCACTAATGGTGTTGCTGAATTGAGTCAATTGCTAAGGGAAAAAAACGTAAAATTGGCAGTTGTAAGTGGTGGGTTTATTCAATTTGCAGAATATgtgaaaaatgaattgaaatttgatTTCGCATTAGCcaatgaattagaaatgGATGGAAAAACCGGTGAGTTGACTggtaatttaattaataaggATTCCATTGTTGATGGTGAATGCAAGGCTAAGACTATCAAACAATTATGTGATGAATACAAGATTGATATCCAAGATAGTTTAATGATTGGTGATGGTGGCAATGATCTATTAGGAATGAAAACTGCAGGGTTTGGGATTGCATGGAATGCTAAGCCCACTGTTCAAATCCAAGCACCATCCAGGTTGAATAGTAGTAGTATGTATGATGTCAGGTATATTCTTGGATTGTAA
- the MVB12 gene encoding ubiquitin-binding ESCRT-I subunit protein MVB12 (similar to Saccharomyces cerevisiae MVB12 (YGR206W); ancestral locus Anc_5.127) produces MGQINTENLLRQLPLINSKGVGFPQESVVSKLNEGQTQTQGQIQTLNLNRSVNTKEMFEPWYKECDELKNRLEKDIREGETFHDWYKEKYLNKIPPGLLDGQMNVLSPSKK; encoded by the coding sequence ATGGGACAAATAAATACTGAAAATTTGTTAAGACAACTGCCCTTAATTAATTCCAAAGGAGTAGGCTTCCCACAAGAATCAGTTGTatctaaattaaatgaaggTCAAACACAAACACAAGGACAAATTCAAACGTTGAATTTAAATCGATCAGTGAATACAAAGGAAATGTTTGAACCATGGTATAAAGAGTgtgatgaattaaaaaatagattGGAAAAGGATATACGAGAGGGTGAAACTTTCCATGATTGGTATAAggagaaatatttgaataagaTCCCACCTGGTTTACTTGATGGACAAATGAATGTATTAAGTCCGAGCAAGAAGTAA
- the MDE1 gene encoding methylthioribulose 1-phosphate dehydratase MDE1 (similar to Saccharomyces cerevisiae YJR024C; ancestral locus Anc_5.129), with the protein MNSEDLIKSTDPNHPANLICSLCHQFYYNNWCTGTGGGISIKHPISNNLYIAPSGVQKEKMKPEDLFVMDPTATKYLRQPQLYKPSACTPLFLSCYKNKKSGAIIHTHSQHAVMCSLIFKNEFRIANVEQIKAIPSDKVCPETGKPIALSYFDTLKIPIIENMAHEDQLLDDLEKTFQEYPHTVAVIVRRHGIFIWGPTIDKAKIYNEAIDYLMELAVKMYKLGIPPDCNIGEEKKYLNLSL; encoded by the coding sequence ATGAATTCTGAAGATTTGATCAAATCAACTGATCCCAATCACCCTGCAAACTTGATATGTTCATTATGccatcaattttattataataattggtGTACTGGGACAGGTGGTGGTATTTCCATCAAACAtccaatttcaaataatttatacaTAGCTCCATCAGGTGTtcaaaaggaaaaaatgaAACCAGAAGATTTATTTGTAATGGATCCAACTGCCACAAAATATCTTCGCCAACCACAATTGTATAAACCAAGTGCTTGTACtcctttatttttatcttgttataaaaataaaaaatctgGTGCAATTATTCATACTCATTCACAACACGCTGTCATGTGTTCtttaatctttaaaaatgaGTTTAGAATAGCAAACGTCGAACAGATTAAAGCTATTCCAAGTGATAAGGTTTGTCCTGAAACAGGCAAGCCTATAGCGCTATCATATTTTGATACTTTAAAGATTCcaattattgaaaacaTGGCTCATGAAGATCAATTACTTGATGATTTGGAAAAGACTTTCCAAGAATACCCTCATACAGTAGCTGTCATTGTTAGAAGACatggaatttttatttgggGTCCAACTATTGATAAGgcaaaaatttataatgaagctattgattatttaatggaGTTAGCTGTTAAAATGTACAAATTGGGAATTCCACCGGATTGTAATATAGgtgaagaaaagaaatatttaaaccTGTCTTTATAG
- the REC107 gene encoding Rec107p (similar to Saccharomyces cerevisiae REC107 (YJR021C); ancestral locus Anc_5.131), whose protein sequence is MDSNQTSSTTISPQKPTLNSETPELTESDKQILTWASKLELESVDLREKSSSLSREVRRCSNVLSNKFDDFKDKLIDPKEIKSIFDVLMDLSTRVIDQQKAKISSAQLDEIAKSIIELKDVKNHKEEGEKFGKIFEEITKKFTLMENSVKSVNDQLSNVTTILFSMNKSLEDLSIRQSALEELLRTQNNENEKCHQQLKKDHQDIRERLLKTGDMPFKIRKIISSNDDMLQGTTIENDSDFEIAISPGPNNEPGPMSSPNQKRRRDFRIRGSRTIIPWEEVEM, encoded by the exons atgGATTCAAATCAAACTAGTTCAACAACAATATCACCACAAAAGCCCACTTTAAATAGTGAAACTCCAGAATTAACAGAATCTGATAAGCAGATCCTTACATGGGCAAgtaaattagaattagaaagtGTAGATCTCAGAGaaaaatcttcttcattatccAGGGAAGTACGAAGATGTAGTAATGTTTTAAGTAATAAGTTTGATGATTTCAAAGACAAATTAATTGATCCAAAGGAAATTAAAA gTATTTTTGATGTTTTAATGGATTTAAGTACAAGAGTTATTGATCAACAAAAAGCAAAAATCTCTTCAGCTCAATTGGATGAAATTGCCAaatcaattattgaattaaaagatgtAAAAAATCATAAGGAAGAGGGGGAAAAATTcggtaaaatatttgaagaaattacaaaaaaatttactcTTATGGAAAATTCAGTCAAATCTGTAAATGATCAACTTTCAAATGTAACaactatattatttagtaTGAACAAATCACTTGAAGATTTATCCATAAGACAAAGTGCTTTGGAAGAGTTGCTGAGGAcacaaaataatgaaaacgAAAAATGCCAtcaacaattgaaaaaggaTCATCAAGATATAAGAGAAAGATTGCTAAAAACTGGAGATATGCCTTTTAAAATTCGTAAAATAATTAGTTCTAATGATGATATGTTACAAGGAACTACTATTGAAAACGATAgtgattttgaaattgcTATATCACCCGGACCTAATAATGAGCCTGGTCCAATGAGTTCGCCAAACCAAAAGAGAAGAAGAGATTTCAGAATTCGTGGTTCCAGAACTATTATTCCTTGGGAAGAAGTTGAGATGTAA
- the ADE3 gene encoding trifunctional formate-tetrahydrofolate ligase/methenyltetrahydrofolate cyclohydrolase/methylenetetrahydrofolate dehydrogenase ADE3 (similar to Saccharomyces cerevisiae ADE3 (YGR204W); ancestral locus Anc_5.134): MSAELKELYKNKLIDGKKHAASIRSEIKRNIETSNIKPTLAIVQVGNRPDSSLYVRMKKKSAAESGIKAVHHLLSDSVSQESLLTLIDSLNNNNKVNGIIVQLPLPKHLNEDEITERVITSKDVDGFGPDNIGELHRRNGVPLFEPCTPKGIITLLDRENVQIKGANALVIGRSDIVGGPVAALLQKRDATVTIAHSKTDHATLVNFIRNADIIVVAVGVANFLSEELWKEADNTRNPVIIDVGTNYIPDETKKSGSRCVGDVDFNNVIPNVSKVTPVPGGVGPMTVACLLQNTWIAAKRAASKYDTGLKTLSPVPSDHEISRQAIPTEITQIASMAKVPRARIIPYGSTKAKIDISYLKKINKPPVKRGKYIVVTGITPTPLGEGKSTTTIGLAQALGAHCNQLAIATVRQPSMGPTFGVKGGAAGGGYAQVIPMEDFNLHMTGDIHAVAMANNLLAAAIDTRIFHESTQTDAALFKRLLKTDNNGKKILDPVLSRRLAKFNIQKTNPDDLTPEEITKLVRLDIDPNSITWKRVVDINDRFLRKITIGQNATEKGLTRETGFDIAVASECMAILALATSLDDLRERLSKIVIGSSKDGSPITCDDIGCAGAMTALLKDTINPNMMQTLEKTPVLVHAGPFANISIGASSVLADKLALDLTSVKEGEDSNSKPGYVITEAGFDFTMGGERFLNIKAKTSNIIPDVVVIVATVRALKVHGGGAPIKPGASLPKEYKEENLEILEKGCSNLVKHIQNAKSFNLPVVVAVNRFSTDTDTELELVKKISVEAGASDAIIANHWEQGGEGAVDLARGIMEVCENESNQNFKFTYDLNSSIEEKIDTIATKMYNAKDVEFSDLAKEKLQLYKSQGYDKLPICIAKTQYSLSHDPNLKGVPSGYTLPIRDIKAAAGGGYLFALAGDIMTIPGLPTRPGYMNIEVVDGEIEGMF, translated from the coding sequence ATGAGTGCcgaattgaaagaattgtATAAGAATAAGTTGATTGATGGGAAGAAACATGCAGCCAGCATCCGTTCTGAGATCAAACGTAATATTGAAACTTCCAATATCAAACCCACATTGGCCATTGTTCAAGTTGGAAACAGACCAGACTCTAGTCTATATGTCCgtatgaagaaaaaatctgCTGCAGAGTCTGGAATTAAGGCAGTACATCATCTCTTGTCTGATTCTGTGTCTCAAGAAAGTTTGCTCACTTTAATTGATtcattgaataataataataaagttaaCGGTATTATCGTGCAATTGCCATTACCAAAACATTTAAATGAGGATGAAATTACAGAAAGAGTCATCACTTCCAAGGATGTGGATGGGTTTGGTCCAGATAACATTGGTGAATTGCATCGTCGTAACGGTGTTCCATTGTTTGAACCTTGTACTCCAAAGGGGATTATTACACTTTTGGATCGTGAAAATGTTCAAATTAAGGGGGCCAATGCTCTAGTCATCGGTAGATCCGATATCGTAGGTGGTCCAGTGGCTGCTTTATTACAAAAGAGAGATGCTACAGTTACCATTGCCCATTCTAAGACTGATCATGCTACTTTGGttaatttcattagaaacgcagatattattgttgtagCTGTAGGTGTGGCTAATTTCTTATCTGAAGAATTATGGAAGGAAGCTGATAATACAAGAAACCCTGTTATTATCGATGTAGGTACTAATTATATTCCAGATGAGACCAAAAAATCAGGTTCCCGTTGTGTAGGTGATGTGGATTTCAATAATGTTATTCCTAATGTTAGTAAAGTTACTCCAGTTCCAGGTGGCGTTGGTCCAATGACTGTGGCTTGTCTATTACAAAATACATGGATTGCTGCAAAGAGAGCTGCTTCTAAATATGATACAGGTTTAAAGACTTTATCTCCAGTACCATCAGATCATGAAATTTCTCGTCAAGCTATTCCAACTGAAATTACTCAAATTGCATCCATGGCTAAAGTACCCAGAGCTCGTATTATTCCTTACGGTTCTACAAAGGCAAAGATTGATATAtcttatttgaaaaaaattaataaaccTCCAGTGAAAAGAGGGAAATATATAGTCGTTACTGGTATAACTCCAACACCTTTGGGTGAAGGTAAGAGTACAACTACAATTGGTCTTGCTCAAGCTTTAGGTGCTCATTGTAATCAATTAGCCATTGCTACTGTTCGTCAACCTTCAATGGGCCCAACATTTGGTGTTAAAGGTGGTGCTGCAGGTGGTGGATATGCGCAAGTTATTCCAATGGAAGATTTCAATTTACATATGACTGGTGATATTCATGCTGTCGCTATGGCAAACAATTTATTAGCTGCTGCTATCGACACAAGAATCTTCCACGAATCTACCCAAACCGATGCCGccttatttaaaagattgtTGAAAACTGATAACAATGGTAAAAAGATCTTGGATCCTGTTTTATCAAGAAGATTGgcaaaattcaatattcaaAAGACTAATCCTGATGATTTGACTCCAGaagaaattacaaaattggTTAGATTAGATATAGATCCAAATTCCATCACTTGGAAACGTGTCGttgatattaatgatagATTTTTGAGAAAAATTACCATTGGTCAAAATGCAACTGAAAAGGGTTTAACAAGAGAGACTGGGTTTGATATTGCTGTTGCATCGGAATGTATGGCCATTTTAGCCTTAGCTACTTCTTTAGATGATTTACGTGAAAGATTAAGTAAGATTGTTATTGGTAGTTCCAAAGATGGTTCTCCAATTACTTGTGATGATATTGGTTGTGCTGGTGCAATGACTGCCTTATTAAAGGATACTATCAATCCAAATATGATGCAAACTTTGGAGAAGACACCTGTCTTAGTTCATGCTGGTCCTTTTGCCAATATCTCTATCGGTGCTTCTTCTGTCTTGGCTGATAAATTAGCTTTGGATTTAACTTCCGTTAAAGAAGGTGAAGATTCTAATTCCAAGCCAGGCTATGTCATCACTGAAGCAGGTTTCGATTTTACTATGGGTGGTGAAAGATTCTTAAACATCAAGGCAAAAACTTCAAACATTATTCCAGATGTAGTTGTTATTGTTGCTACAGTTCGTGCTTTGAAAGTTCATGGAGGTGGTGCTCCAATTAAACCAGGCGCTTCTTTACCAAAGGAATATAAGGaagaaaatttggaaatcttAGAAAAGGGTTGTTCTAATTTAGTGAAACATATTCAAAATGCCAAATCATTCAATTTACCAGTTGTTGTAGCTGTTAATAGATTTAGTACTGATACTGATActgaattagaattggttaaaaaaatctcTGTGGAAGCCGGTGCTTCAGATGCTATCATTGCCAACCATTGGGAACAAGGTGGTGAAGGTGCTGTTGATTTAGCTCGTGGTATTATGGAAGTTTGTGAAAATGAATCAAATCaaaactttaaatttacTTATGACTTGAATTCAAGCATCGAAGAAAAAATCGATACCATTGCTACCAAAATGTACAACGCTAAAGATGTTGAATTTTCAGATTTAGCAAAggaaaaattacaattatacAAGTCTCAAGGTTATGATAAGTTACCAATTTGTATTGCAAAGACTCAATATTCTTTATCCCATGATCCAAACTTGAAAGGTGTTCCATCAGGCTACACACTACCTATCAGAGATATTAAAGCTGCAGCAGGTGGTGGTTACTTATTTGCATTGGCCGGTGATATTATGACTATTCCAGGTTTACCAACCCGTCCAGGTTATATGAACATTGAAGTGGTAGATGGAGAAATTGAAGGTATGTTTTAA
- the YCH1 gene encoding phosphatase YCH1 (similar to Saccharomyces cerevisiae YGR203W; ancestral locus Anc_5.136): MQRSISNIKYIDAHTLSKWILSSSISNYQVIDVRGSDYIGGHIHNSWNVPYRKMNHDTLQELIVKVDKQTELDSHKPYNVIFHCAHSQQRGPSAALKFLRLLSDEQLSYINVMILRGGFVNWAYEYGKNNQLTDDFVADLWTTSST; encoded by the coding sequence ATGCAAAGAAGTATCTCGAACATCAAGTATATTGACGCACACACTTTGAGCAAATGGATTCTATCCTCATCGATTAGTAATTATCAGGTCATCGATGTAAGAGGCTCAGATTATATCGGCGGTCACATCCACAATTCTTGGAATGTCCCATACAGGAAAATGAACCATGATACGTTACAAGAATTGATTGTCAAAGTCGATAAACAAACTGAACTCGATTCACACAAGCCATATAATGTCATATTCCATTGCGCTCATTCCCAACAGAGAGGCCCCTCTGCAGCATTAAAGTTCCTCAGACTCTTGAGTGACGAACAACTGAGTTATATAAACGTGATGATTCTTCGTGGAGGGTTTGTCAACTGGGCGTACGAATACGGTAAGAACAACCAATTGACTGATGACTTCGTTGCTGACCTCTGGACCACCTCCTCTACATAG
- the ESS1 gene encoding peptidylprolyl isomerase ESS1 (similar to Saccharomyces cerevisiae ESS1 (YJR017C); ancestral locus Anc_5.135), producing the protein MEDKTATETTETTATATTTATSSTTNGLPEPWTIRYSRSKKREYYFNPSDKKSQWEAPEGTDEEALKNFFLENPIRVHCKHILIKHKDSRRPSSHRKETITITKEEAIKELTVIQESLKKDPTQFDKFAKERSDCSSFKRNGDLGWFGKGEMQPNFEKSAFSLKINEISDIVETDSGVHLILREA; encoded by the coding sequence ATGGAAGACAAAACTGCCACTGAAACTACTGAAACTACAGCCACAGCCACAACTACAGCCACATCTTCAACAACTAACGGACTTCCTGAACCTTGGACCATTCGTTACTCTCGTTCTAAGAAACgtgaatattatttcaatcCAAGTGATAAAAAATCACAATGGGAAGCTCCAGAAGGAACAGATGAAGAAGCTTTGAAGAACTTCTTTTTGGAAAACCCAATACGTGTCCATTGCAAGCATATTTTGATCAAACACAAAGATTCAAGAAGACCTTCATCACATAGAAAGGAAACTATCACAATCACAAAGGAAGAAGCTATTAAAGAGTTGACTGTCATCCAAGAATCGTTGAAGAAGGATCCCACCCAATTCGACAAGTTTGCCAAAGAAAGAAGTGATTGTTCTAGTTTCAAGAGAAACGGGGATTTGGGATGGTTCGGTAAAGGTGAAATGCAACCAAACTTTGAAAAGTCAGCTTTCAGCTTGAAGATCAACGAGATCAGTGATATCGTTGAGACTGATAGTGGTGTTCATTTGATCCTAAGAGAAGCTTAA